One Macadamia integrifolia cultivar HAES 741 unplaced genomic scaffold, SCU_Mint_v3 scaffold1845, whole genome shotgun sequence genomic region harbors:
- the LOC122064992 gene encoding zinc finger protein ZAT3-like: MNHATTDFPSSSRQESFDSFRPRITVTATTGADDSGAGPSRSPEISRRRKRKKMCRLAADPNDYPSQHPKGWKKPDSSAPKIARPCSECGKQFSSWKALFGHMRCHPERTWRGINPPLNSRRPPSEIPSESLSTNFTEADHEVATCLVLLSMDTPCSIVDRGYRDCHEALVPEDVDEIASPSGLNCRFECSSCKRVFGSHQALGGHRASHKNVKGCFAIARSDGEDDCLQIGDHGHDRSTGAGELVLAGEDKLDMALGHQTRMCMSVFSNSQALGGHRRLNLNPSIKREDCGDLDLNFPAPLENNGSSSSSSSSSGLVLDLRLGM, encoded by the coding sequence ATGAACCACGCCACCACAGACTTCCCTAGTTCGTCTAGGCAAGAAAGCTTCGACAGTTTCAGACCTCGAATCACCGTTACCGCCACCACCGGCGCCGACGACAGTGGTGCCGGCCCCAGTAGATCCCCCGAGATCAGccggagaaggaagagaaaaaaaatgtgccgATTAGCCGCTGATCCAAACGATTATCCATCGCAGCATCCTAAAGGATGGAAGAAGCCTGACTCGAGCGCTCCTAAGATAGCCCGCCCCTGCAGCGAGTGTGGCAAGCAATTCTCCTCTTGGAAGGCTCTGTTCGGACATATGAGATGCCATCCTGAGCGCACTTGGCGAGGGATCAATCCGCCTCTCAATTCTCGTCGTCCTCCGTCGGAAATCCCTTCAGAGAGTCTCTCAACGAATTTCACTGAAGCGGATCATGAAGTGGCAACTTGTCTAGTATTGCTATCTATGGATACGCCGTGCTCTATAGTTGATAGAGGCTACAGGGACTGCCATGAAGCACTGGTCCCTGAAGATGTTGATGAGATTGCGAGTCCTTCGGGGTTGAATTGTAGATTTGAATGCTCGAGTTGCAAGAGGGTTTTTGGATCCCACCAAGCTCTGGGTGGACACAGGGCTAGCCACAAAAATGTTAAGGGTTGTTTCGCAATTGCGAGAAGTGATGGGGAAGACGATTGTCTGCAAATTGGCGATCATGGACATGACAGGAGTACCGGAGCGGGAGAATTGGTATTGGCTGGAGAAGACAAGCTGGACATGGCTTTAGGCCACCAAACCAGAATGTGTATGAGTGTGTTCTCTAATAGTCAAGCTCTTGGTGGGCACAGGAGGTTGAACTTGAATCCTTCCATAAAGAGGGAGGATTGTGGTGATCTGGACTTGAACTTCCCTGCGCCATTAGAGAACAATGGGTCATCTTCTTCATCGTCGTCTTCTTCAGGGCTTGTTTTGGACCTGAGATTGGGAATGTGA